One window of Pseudomonas urmiensis genomic DNA carries:
- a CDS encoding metal ABC transporter substrate-binding protein: MNLKHLTLALALAGLPGLALAAQPAARAQNSAATSVLTTLPVTHSLAASLLDGTSVQLKRAAPANLPATRQPSYFSGRGGASLHKAAQQADAVIGLRSIWRDDPLYPMARRSNIRIVEIDAARPVDGALPGIAVQGDDAFAGYPWLNPTNLGRMADVMASDLERLSPADKDKIQANLATLKRQMLELISSSQSRLAEADNLSVVSLSERLGYLASGLNLDVVDQPLPAEDKWDEAALKALADNLKGQDVALVLHHRQPDPAVAEVIKAAGAKLLVVDSDPEDTLAGLKASVEQVVGALSQG, translated from the coding sequence CTGAACCTCAAGCATCTGACCCTGGCCCTCGCCCTGGCTGGCCTGCCTGGCCTGGCGTTGGCGGCGCAACCTGCGGCGCGCGCGCAAAACAGCGCCGCCACCAGCGTGCTGACCACCTTGCCGGTGACCCATAGCCTGGCCGCCAGCCTGCTCGACGGCACCTCGGTGCAGCTCAAGCGTGCCGCGCCGGCCAACCTGCCGGCGACCCGCCAGCCTTCGTACTTCAGCGGCCGTGGCGGGGCGAGCCTGCACAAAGCCGCGCAGCAGGCCGATGCGGTAATTGGCCTGCGCTCGATCTGGCGCGATGACCCGCTGTATCCAATGGCCCGGCGCAGCAACATCCGCATCGTCGAGATCGATGCAGCGCGGCCGGTCGACGGCGCCCTGCCAGGCATCGCGGTACAGGGTGACGATGCCTTTGCCGGTTATCCATGGCTCAACCCGACCAACCTGGGGCGCATGGCCGATGTCATGGCCAGTGACCTGGAGCGCCTGTCGCCCGCTGACAAGGACAAGATCCAGGCCAACCTCGCCACCCTCAAGCGGCAGATGCTGGAACTGATTTCAAGCAGCCAGAGCCGCTTGGCCGAGGCTGACAACCTCAGCGTGGTCAGCTTGTCGGAACGCCTGGGCTATCTGGCCAGCGGACTGAACCTGGATGTGGTCGATCAGCCGTTGCCGGCCGAGGACAAATGGGATGAGGCGGCGCTCAAGGCCTTGGCCGATAACCTCAAGGGCCAGGACGTGGCGCTGGTGCTGCACCACCGCCAACCTGATCCGGCTGTAGCTGAGGTGATCAAGGCCGCTGGCGCCAAGCTGCTGGTGGTCGATAGCGATCCTGAAGATACCCTGGCCGGGCTCAAAGCCAGTGTCGAGCAGGTGGTCGGGGCATTGAGTCAAGGCTGA
- a CDS encoding 5'-nucleotidase, with protein MAYEIDDRLVIGVASSAVFDLSACDAVFRHEGEAQYRLYQQQNMHVPLARGIAYPFIKRLLALNDLCADPQDPLVEVVLLSQNDPDTGLRVMKTIEHYGLNMTRAIFMQGRSPYEYIPALNIALFLSADKQHVDAAIQAGYPAGQVLDSQFDDDESDDGLRIAFDFDGVLAGDESEAVMQRDGLLGFHAHEVTNVTQPHNPGPLKEFFVRIARIQAAEEQYKLEHPGYANRLRVSIVTARNAPSHERALNTLKSWGVMANDAFFLGGIEKRRVLQVLKPHIFFDDQSGHLSGTRTVVPSVHVPFGVTNQPLAASEPAVVALAAAGQGRQDQAQ; from the coding sequence ATGGCTTATGAAATTGACGACCGCCTGGTGATTGGCGTGGCCTCGAGCGCGGTGTTCGACCTCAGTGCCTGCGATGCGGTGTTTCGCCACGAAGGCGAGGCGCAGTATCGCCTGTACCAGCAGCAGAACATGCACGTGCCGCTGGCGCGCGGCATTGCCTATCCGTTCATCAAGCGTCTGTTGGCGCTCAATGACCTGTGCGCCGACCCGCAAGACCCGCTGGTAGAGGTGGTGCTTTTGTCGCAGAACGACCCCGATACCGGGCTGCGGGTCATGAAGACCATCGAGCATTACGGCTTGAACATGACCCGCGCCATCTTCATGCAGGGGCGTTCGCCTTACGAGTACATTCCGGCGTTGAACATTGCCTTGTTCCTGTCCGCCGACAAACAGCATGTGGACGCCGCGATCCAGGCCGGCTATCCGGCCGGGCAGGTGCTCGATTCGCAGTTCGATGACGATGAAAGCGATGACGGCCTGCGCATCGCTTTCGACTTCGATGGCGTGCTGGCTGGCGATGAATCAGAAGCGGTGATGCAGCGCGATGGCCTGCTGGGCTTTCATGCCCATGAAGTGACCAACGTCACCCAGCCGCATAACCCAGGGCCGCTCAAGGAGTTTTTCGTGCGTATTGCGCGGATCCAGGCGGCCGAGGAGCAGTACAAGCTGGAGCACCCCGGTTACGCCAATCGTCTGCGCGTGTCGATCGTCACCGCGCGCAACGCACCGTCGCACGAGCGTGCGCTCAATACCCTCAAGAGCTGGGGCGTGATGGCCAACGATGCGTTCTTCCTCGGCGGCATCGAGAAGCGCCGGGTGTTGCAGGTGCTCAAGCCGCATATCTTTTTCGACGACCAGTCGGGTCATCTGAGCGGCACACGCACTGTAGTGCCTTCGGTCCATGTGCCGTTCGGGGTGACTAACCAGCCGCTCGCGGCCTCAGAACCAGCGGTCGTTGCGCTTGCGGCCGCGGGTCAGGGCCGGCAGGATCAGGCCCAGTAG
- a CDS encoding LysE family transporter — translation MLGVTDYGAFVIAFLILLAIPGPGNFALITATGKGGIKGGLAATFGVILGDQVLMWLAVAGVATLLATYPTAFHVVQWAGAAYLAWLGLRMVFSKPGGAPRESRMDNGRYLRQTMLITLLNPKAIMFYMAFFPLFIDPVRHQGVVTFAFMAVTVAALTLLYGLVAVLLTHHLAERMRASPKVSNLLERLAGACLVGFGIKLAAMR, via the coding sequence ATGCTTGGCGTGACCGACTACGGCGCATTCGTGATCGCGTTCCTCATCCTCCTGGCCATCCCTGGGCCGGGTAACTTCGCCTTGATCACCGCCACCGGCAAAGGCGGCATCAAGGGTGGCCTGGCGGCGACTTTCGGGGTGATTCTTGGCGATCAGGTGTTGATGTGGCTGGCGGTGGCCGGCGTCGCAACCCTGCTGGCAACTTACCCGACAGCCTTCCACGTGGTGCAGTGGGCAGGCGCAGCCTACCTGGCCTGGCTGGGCTTGCGCATGGTCTTCAGCAAACCGGGCGGCGCACCACGGGAAAGCCGCATGGACAACGGTCGCTACCTGCGCCAGACCATGCTGATCACCCTGCTCAATCCCAAGGCGATCATGTTCTACATGGCGTTCTTCCCGCTGTTCATCGACCCGGTGCGCCACCAGGGCGTAGTGACCTTCGCCTTCATGGCGGTGACGGTAGCGGCGCTGACCTTGCTCTATGGCCTGGTCGCCGTGCTGTTGACCCATCACCTGGCCGAGCGCATGCGCGCCAGCCCCAAGGTGTCGAACCTGCTCGAGCGCTTGGCCGGGGCATGCCTGGTCGGGTTTGGCATCAAATTAGCGGCGATGCGCTAG
- a CDS encoding thioesterase II family protein, translated as MTAVNLLCLPYSGASAMVYNRWRRKLPAWLQVRPVELPGRGARMGEALHTDMQALARQLASEQRLAASTPYALLGHSLGALLAFELAHELQALGCAPPLALFACGTAAPTRREDYDGKNWRVEKSDDELIAELRELQGTPEEVLAHAELMSLTLPILRADFLLCGHYAYRQRPALRCPLHVLGGADDRASEEQLLAWGQETLAEFSLQTFPGGHFFIHEHEERVLAVLAQALAPHRLSA; from the coding sequence GTGACTGCAGTGAATCTGTTGTGCCTGCCTTACTCCGGTGCCAGCGCCATGGTTTACAACCGCTGGCGGCGCAAGCTGCCGGCCTGGTTGCAGGTGCGGCCGGTTGAGCTGCCTGGGCGCGGTGCGCGCATGGGCGAAGCCTTGCACACCGACATGCAGGCCCTGGCCAGGCAGCTCGCCAGCGAGCAGCGCCTGGCCGCCAGCACGCCCTACGCGTTGCTTGGCCATAGCTTGGGCGCGCTGCTGGCCTTCGAGCTTGCCCATGAGTTGCAGGCACTGGGCTGTGCGCCGCCGCTGGCGTTGTTTGCCTGCGGCACTGCGGCGCCGACCCGGCGCGAGGACTACGACGGCAAGAACTGGCGTGTTGAGAAAAGCGACGACGAGTTGATCGCCGAGCTGCGCGAGCTGCAAGGCACTCCGGAAGAAGTCTTGGCCCATGCTGAGCTGATGAGCCTGACCCTGCCCATTCTGCGCGCTGACTTCCTCCTGTGTGGTCACTATGCCTACCGTCAGCGGCCAGCGTTGCGCTGCCCGCTGCATGTATTGGGCGGCGCAGATGACCGGGCCAGTGAAGAGCAGCTGTTGGCCTGGGGCCAGGAAACGCTGGCTGAGTTTTCCTTGCAGACCTTCCCAGGCGGACACTTCTTCATTCATGAGCACGAGGAGCGGGTCCTGGCCGTGTTGGCCCAAGCGCTCGCGCCGCATCGCCTGAGCGCTTGA
- a CDS encoding LysR substrate-binding domain-containing protein — MTPEQLITFATVAEHGNISHAALALHLSQPAVSGQLKLLQEEFGEPLYQRAGRGVRLTAAGEQLLGHAQRLRETFRQAQALRDALRGLERGTLRIGASTTPASYLLPYLIADFRQRYPDIVVSTENGNTAEIVAALGSLDIALIEGPPGQELPLGTRVTAWREDEIVAIVPSDHPLAAAGQAQTLQALGDYPLVLRESGSGVRQLVERAFARCGVAMRVGLEIAGVEGVKEAVRAGMGVGFVSAMSIRHEDGALRQLRIAPEPLTRRFSILMPHAATPSRVAARFFQLCAEQ; from the coding sequence ATGACCCCAGAACAGCTGATAACCTTCGCCACCGTTGCCGAGCACGGCAATATCAGTCATGCAGCACTCGCCCTGCATTTGTCGCAGCCTGCCGTGTCCGGCCAGCTCAAGCTGTTGCAGGAGGAGTTTGGCGAGCCGCTGTACCAGCGCGCCGGGCGTGGTGTACGCCTGACTGCTGCGGGCGAGCAACTGCTCGGCCACGCCCAGCGACTGCGCGAAACCTTCCGCCAGGCCCAGGCGCTGCGAGATGCACTGCGCGGCCTGGAGCGCGGTACCCTGCGCATTGGCGCCAGCACCACCCCGGCCAGCTACCTGCTGCCTTATCTGATCGCCGATTTCCGTCAGCGCTATCCAGACATCGTGGTTAGCACGGAAAACGGCAACACCGCTGAGATCGTTGCAGCGCTGGGCTCACTGGACATCGCCTTGATCGAGGGGCCACCGGGGCAGGAGCTGCCATTGGGCACGCGTGTCACTGCCTGGCGCGAGGATGAGATCGTCGCCATCGTGCCCAGTGATCATCCGCTCGCCGCAGCGGGCCAAGCGCAGACCTTGCAGGCGCTCGGTGACTACCCGCTGGTGCTGCGCGAAAGCGGCTCCGGCGTACGCCAACTGGTCGAGCGGGCTTTTGCTCGCTGCGGTGTGGCGATGCGCGTGGGGCTGGAGATTGCTGGGGTGGAAGGGGTCAAGGAGGCGGTGCGCGCGGGGATGGGGGTAGGCTTTGTCTCGGCGATGTCGATCCGTCATGAAGATGGCGCGCTGCGTCAGTTGCGCATTGCTCCTGAGCCCCTGACGCGACGGTTCTCGATATTGATGCCGCACGCCGCAACGCCGTCGCGGGTGGCAGCACGCTTCTTCCAATTGTGCGCTGAGCAGTGA
- a CDS encoding TIGR04211 family SH3 domain-containing protein — translation MPESRPTPPALPALRGSLIAALIALAAPVHAEQPSSDARWVSDSLSTYVRSGPTNGHRIVGTLKAGQKVTLIGSQGEYSQVRGQSGDLVWILNSDLQAVPGQAERLPQLDSEVAQLSEQLKTIDDSWKARVQGMQETLDSRKALIDELEKRNKGLNEQLDQAQSSLRDTQARLGDENKQVMMRYMVYGGSIAGAGLLLGLILPALTRGRKRNDRWF, via the coding sequence ATGCCTGAATCCCGCCCAACCCCGCCTGCCCTCCCTGCCCTGCGTGGCAGCCTGATTGCCGCCCTTATCGCCCTCGCCGCTCCTGTGCATGCCGAACAACCGAGCAGTGATGCGCGCTGGGTCAGCGACAGCCTGAGCACCTACGTGCGCAGTGGCCCGACCAACGGCCATCGCATCGTCGGCACCCTCAAGGCGGGGCAAAAGGTCACCTTGATCGGCAGCCAGGGCGAGTACAGCCAGGTGCGCGGCCAGAGCGGCGATCTGGTGTGGATTCTAAACAGCGACCTGCAAGCCGTTCCTGGCCAAGCTGAGCGCTTGCCACAGCTCGATAGCGAAGTGGCGCAGCTGTCCGAACAGCTCAAGACCATCGATGACAGCTGGAAAGCCCGCGTTCAAGGCATGCAGGAAACGTTGGATTCGCGCAAGGCGCTGATCGATGAGCTGGAAAAGCGCAACAAAGGCCTCAACGAGCAGCTCGACCAGGCCCAGTCGAGCCTGCGCGACACCCAGGCGCGCCTGGGTGACGAGAACAAGCAAGTGATGATGCGCTACATGGTCTACGGCGGCAGCATTGCCGGCGCCGGCCTGCTACTGGGCCTGATCCTGCCGGCCCTGACCCGCGGCCGCAAGCGCAACGACCGCTGGTTCTGA
- a CDS encoding YeiH family protein, which yields MATVPATPSLAPTHDTRGRLNGILFVALFALAVTQLAALPFFANLGISPLIVGIIAGALYGNALRQGVPPSWAAGINFSARGLLRIAVAWFGLRVSLQEIAQVGWSGLTVSLLIVSSTLLIGLGVGMKLFKLDRDTALLTAAGSAICGAAAVLAFESALRSKPHKSAMAVGSVVLFGTLSMLLYPLLINSGWVRLDTLGAGLFFGGTLHEVAQVVGAASNVSPEVTHVATIVKMTRVMLLVPVLLVVGVWISRAKHPGQAEGNGKIPVPWFAFGFLALVLVNSLQNLPSGAVSAINQLDTFALTMAMTALGMETRLSQIRQAGPRALATGAILNLWLVFGGLAITLGVQRLLG from the coding sequence ATGGCCACGGTCCCAGCCACCCCCAGCCTTGCGCCTACCCACGATACCCGTGGGCGGCTCAATGGCATTTTGTTTGTCGCCTTGTTCGCTCTGGCAGTTACCCAACTGGCCGCCTTGCCTTTTTTTGCCAACCTGGGCATCAGCCCGCTGATCGTCGGCATCATCGCTGGCGCCCTGTACGGCAACGCGTTGCGCCAGGGAGTGCCGCCCAGTTGGGCGGCCGGCATCAATTTTTCCGCACGCGGCCTGCTGCGCATCGCCGTGGCGTGGTTCGGTCTGCGCGTGAGTTTGCAGGAGATTGCCCAGGTCGGCTGGTCGGGGCTGACGGTGTCGCTGCTGATCGTTTCCAGCACCCTGCTGATTGGCCTGGGGGTGGGGATGAAACTGTTCAAGCTCGATCGCGATACGGCCTTGCTCACCGCCGCCGGCAGTGCCATCTGTGGCGCTGCGGCCGTGCTCGCGTTCGAATCGGCGCTGCGTTCCAAGCCGCACAAGAGCGCCATGGCGGTCGGCAGCGTGGTGCTGTTCGGCACCCTGTCGATGCTGCTTTACCCGCTGCTGATCAATAGCGGCTGGGTGCGACTCGATACGCTCGGCGCGGGGCTGTTTTTCGGTGGCACCCTGCATGAGGTGGCACAGGTGGTGGGCGCTGCCAGCAATGTCAGCCCTGAAGTGACCCACGTCGCGACCATCGTCAAGATGACTCGGGTAATGCTGCTGGTGCCGGTGTTGCTGGTGGTGGGCGTGTGGATCAGCCGGGCGAAACACCCAGGCCAGGCCGAAGGCAATGGCAAGATCCCTGTCCCATGGTTTGCCTTTGGCTTCCTCGCCCTGGTGCTGGTCAACTCGCTGCAGAATTTGCCAAGCGGCGCGGTCAGCGCGATCAACCAGCTCGACACCTTCGCCCTGACCATGGCCATGACCGCCCTGGGGATGGAGACCCGCCTCAGCCAGATCCGCCAGGCCGGCCCGCGCGCGTTGGCAACGGGGGCGATCCTCAACCTGTGGCTGGTGTTCGGCGGCCTGGCGATCACCCTCGGTGTCCAACGGCTGTTGGGATGA
- a CDS encoding metal ABC transporter permease: MSFEAFRQLVQEWASAGYLPEALAYGFVINALIAGLMIGPVLGGLGTLVVVKRFAFFSEAVGHAALTGVAIGILLGEPYTGPYGSLFGYCLLFGILLNFLRNRTGLSPDTLIGVFLSVSLALGASLLLMLAGKINVHILENVLFGSVLTVSAQDLVVLGIVAILVLALALPLYNRIMLASFNPQLAAVRGVAVKTLDYLFVVLVTLVTVASVKVIGAILVGALLVIPAAAARLVSQSLKGFFFISVVIATLSTLCGILLPIVFDLPVPSGAAIILVAGVCFALAALARALVPRLQGNPA; encoded by the coding sequence ATGAGCTTTGAAGCCTTCCGCCAACTGGTCCAGGAATGGGCCAGCGCTGGCTACTTACCGGAGGCGCTGGCCTACGGTTTCGTGATCAATGCCCTGATCGCCGGCCTGATGATCGGCCCGGTGCTGGGCGGCCTGGGCACCCTGGTGGTGGTCAAGCGTTTTGCCTTCTTCTCCGAAGCAGTCGGCCACGCAGCCTTGACCGGGGTGGCCATCGGCATCCTGCTCGGCGAGCCCTACACCGGCCCGTATGGCAGCCTGTTCGGCTACTGCCTGCTGTTCGGCATCCTGCTCAACTTCCTGCGTAACCGCACCGGGCTGTCGCCGGACACTCTGATCGGGGTGTTCTTGTCGGTGTCGCTGGCGCTCGGTGCAAGCCTGCTGCTGATGCTGGCGGGCAAGATCAACGTGCACATCCTGGAAAACGTGCTGTTCGGCTCGGTGCTGACGGTCAGCGCCCAGGACCTGGTGGTGCTGGGGATCGTTGCGATCCTGGTGCTGGCCTTGGCCCTGCCGCTGTACAACCGGATCATGCTGGCCAGCTTCAACCCGCAGCTGGCGGCGGTGCGTGGGGTTGCGGTAAAGACCCTGGACTACCTGTTCGTGGTGCTGGTGACCCTGGTCACCGTGGCCTCGGTGAAAGTCATTGGCGCCATCCTGGTCGGCGCGCTGCTGGTGATTCCCGCCGCTGCCGCACGCCTGGTGAGCCAGTCGCTCAAGGGCTTTTTCTTCATCTCGGTAGTGATCGCGACCTTGAGCACCCTGTGCGGCATCCTGCTGCCGATCGTCTTCGACCTGCCGGTGCCGTCGGGCGCTGCGATCATCCTGGTCGCCGGTGTCTGCTTCGCCCTCGCCGCGCTGGCCCGCGCACTCGTCCCCCGCCTGCAAGGAAACCCGGCATGA
- a CDS encoding DUF1615 domain-containing protein, with amino-acid sequence MVLALLQGCAGRREEQQAADPAQVRAQLMRLLPAQVKDRQGWAQDIQTAFQAQHITASKSNLCAVLAVTEQESTFSADPQVPNLGRIARQEIDRRAARLHIPRLLVDGALNTPSANGKTYQQRLLAVRSEKQLSALFDDFIAGLPLGRTLLDGLNPVHTGGPMQVSIAFAERHAKDYPYSYAGTIRQEVFSRRGGMYFGIAHLLGYPANYQRQLYRFADFNAGWYASRDAAFQAALSQVTGIKLALDGDLIAPGAIMPGSTEQAARKLGRQLGLRNTQIRSQLEESDSLEFEHTELYRGVFALADAKAGKQVPRAVLPGIELKSPKITRKLTTAWFAGRVDERYERCMRR; translated from the coding sequence ATGGTGCTGGCGCTGCTGCAGGGTTGTGCCGGGCGGCGCGAGGAACAACAGGCTGCTGATCCTGCCCAGGTACGTGCCCAGTTGATGCGCCTGCTGCCTGCCCAGGTCAAGGACCGCCAGGGCTGGGCGCAGGACATCCAAACCGCCTTCCAAGCCCAGCACATCACCGCAAGCAAGAGCAATCTCTGCGCGGTCTTGGCGGTGACCGAGCAGGAGTCGACCTTCAGCGCTGACCCGCAAGTGCCCAATCTTGGGCGGATCGCACGCCAGGAGATCGATCGACGGGCAGCCCGACTGCACATTCCCCGGCTGCTGGTCGATGGCGCGCTGAATACCCCCTCTGCCAACGGCAAGACCTACCAGCAACGCCTGCTCGCCGTGCGCAGTGAAAAGCAACTGAGTGCGCTGTTCGATGATTTCATCGCCGGACTGCCGCTTGGGCGCACCTTGCTCGATGGCCTCAACCCGGTGCACACCGGCGGGCCGATGCAGGTCAGCATCGCGTTCGCCGAACGCCATGCCAAGGACTACCCGTACAGCTATGCCGGGACGATTCGCCAGGAAGTGTTCAGTCGGCGCGGCGGCATGTATTTCGGCATCGCCCATCTACTGGGCTATCCGGCCAACTACCAGCGCCAGCTGTATCGCTTCGCCGACTTCAATGCCGGTTGGTACGCCAGCCGCGATGCGGCGTTCCAGGCTGCCTTGAGCCAGGTGACGGGGATTAAGTTGGCGCTCGATGGCGACTTGATCGCGCCGGGGGCCATCATGCCCGGCAGCACCGAGCAGGCAGCGCGCAAACTGGGGCGCCAGCTTGGCCTGCGCAATACCCAGATTCGCAGCCAGCTGGAGGAGAGCGACAGCCTCGAGTTTGAACACACCGAGCTGTATCGCGGGGTGTTTGCCCTGGCCGATGCCAAGGCGGGCAAGCAAGTGCCACGGGCGGTGTTGCCGGGGATCGAGCTCAAGAGCCCGAAGATAACCCGCAAGCTGACCACGGCGTGGTTTGCAGGGCGAGTGGATGAGCGCTATGAACGTTGCATGAGGCGCTAG
- the ppnN gene encoding nucleotide 5'-monophosphate nucleosidase PpnN: MPQRNVINASVSPKGSLETLSQREVQQLSEVGTGSLYTLFRQCALAILNTGAHVDNAKTILEAYKDFEVRIHQQDRGVRLELLNAPADAFVDGEMIASTREMLFSALRDIVYTESELASQRIDLESSQGITDYVFHLLRNARTLRPGVEPKMVVCWGGHSISTEEYQYTKKVGHELGLRKLDVCTGCGPGVMKGPMKGATIAHAKQRMHGSRYLGLTEPGIIAAEAPNPIVNELVILPDIEKRLEAFVRVGHGIIIFPGGAGTAEEFLYLLGILMHPDNHDLPFPVVLTGPRSAEAYLQQLHAFVGATLGEAAQQHYQIIIDDPAEVARQMVEGLKAVKQFRRERNDAFHFNWLLKIEEGFQRPFDPTHENMANLALRRELPAHELAANLRRAFSGIVAGNVKDNGIRLIEEHGPYQIRGDSAVLDPLGRLLQAFVDQHRMKLPGGAAYVPCYQVVT; encoded by the coding sequence ATGCCCCAACGCAATGTAATCAATGCATCCGTCAGCCCCAAAGGCAGCCTCGAAACGCTGTCGCAACGTGAAGTCCAGCAACTGAGTGAAGTCGGTACCGGCAGTCTCTACACCCTGTTCCGTCAATGCGCCCTGGCAATCCTCAACACCGGCGCGCATGTCGACAACGCCAAGACCATCCTTGAAGCCTACAAAGACTTCGAAGTCCGTATCCATCAGCAAGATCGCGGAGTACGCCTGGAGCTGCTCAACGCCCCAGCCGATGCCTTCGTCGATGGCGAGATGATCGCCAGCACCCGTGAAATGCTGTTCAGCGCCCTGCGCGATATCGTCTACACCGAAAGCGAGCTGGCCAGCCAGCGCATCGACCTGGAAAGCTCCCAGGGCATCACCGACTACGTCTTCCACCTGCTGCGCAACGCCCGCACCCTGCGCCCGGGCGTGGAGCCGAAGATGGTCGTGTGCTGGGGCGGTCACTCGATCAGCACCGAGGAATACCAGTACACCAAGAAGGTCGGCCACGAGCTGGGCCTGCGCAAGCTGGACGTCTGCACCGGCTGCGGTCCAGGCGTGATGAAGGGGCCGATGAAGGGCGCCACCATTGCCCACGCCAAGCAGCGCATGCATGGCAGCCGCTACCTGGGCCTGACCGAGCCGGGCATCATTGCCGCCGAAGCGCCCAACCCGATCGTCAACGAGCTGGTGATCCTGCCCGATATCGAGAAGCGTCTGGAAGCCTTCGTGCGGGTCGGCCACGGCATCATCATCTTCCCCGGCGGCGCCGGTACGGCAGAAGAGTTCCTCTACCTGCTGGGCATTCTCATGCACCCGGACAACCACGACTTGCCATTCCCGGTCGTGCTGACCGGCCCACGCAGTGCGGAGGCCTATCTGCAGCAGTTGCACGCCTTCGTCGGCGCGACCCTGGGCGAAGCGGCCCAGCAGCACTACCAGATCATCATCGATGACCCGGCCGAAGTCGCCCGGCAAATGGTCGAGGGGCTCAAGGCAGTCAAGCAGTTCCGCCGTGAGCGTAACGATGCATTCCACTTCAACTGGCTGTTGAAGATCGAAGAAGGCTTCCAGCGTCCGTTCGATCCAACCCACGAGAACATGGCCAACCTGGCCCTGCGCCGTGAGCTGCCGGCGCATGAGCTGGCGGCCAACTTGCGCCGGGCGTTCTCCGGGATCGTTGCCGGTAACGTCAAGGACAACGGCATCCGCCTGATCGAGGAGCATGGGCCCTATCAGATTCGCGGTGACAGTGCGGTGCTCGATCCGCTCGGACGGCTGCTGCAGGCGTTCGTTGATCAGCACCGGATGAAGTTGCCGGGTGGGGCGGCTTATGTGCCTTGCTATCAGGTCGTGACCTGA
- a CDS encoding hydrolase, with protein sequence MLIDPHKATLLVVDIQEKLIGAMSDPQGTRARARWLLAASAELELPTVISEQYPKGLGPTLAELKAASPGAQIVEKNHFSCVAAQCLPASLLEREQVIVCGMETHVCVLQTVLGLRALGKQVFVVEDACDSRTPASKAAGLARMRDAGAQLVTGEMVLFELMGSASHPLFRHISKTYLVGEQP encoded by the coding sequence ATGCTGATCGATCCGCACAAGGCCACGCTGTTGGTGGTCGACATCCAGGAAAAGCTCATCGGCGCCATGAGCGATCCACAGGGCACGCGCGCGCGGGCACGCTGGCTGCTCGCGGCGAGCGCCGAGCTGGAGCTGCCGACAGTGATTTCCGAGCAGTATCCCAAAGGCCTCGGGCCGACCTTGGCTGAGCTCAAGGCGGCCTCGCCTGGCGCCCAGATCGTCGAGAAAAACCACTTCTCCTGTGTGGCCGCGCAATGCTTGCCGGCCAGTCTGCTCGAGCGTGAGCAGGTGATCGTCTGTGGTATGGAAACCCACGTCTGCGTGCTGCAGACCGTGCTCGGCCTGCGTGCGCTGGGCAAGCAGGTATTCGTGGTCGAGGACGCCTGCGACAGCCGCACCCCGGCCAGTAAAGCCGCAGGCCTGGCGCGCATGCGCGATGCTGGCGCCCAGCTGGTGACTGGCGAAATGGTGCTGTTCGAGCTGATGGGCAGCGCTAGCCATCCGCTGTTTCGCCACATCAGCAAGACCTACCTGGTCGGTGAGCAGCCCTGA
- a CDS encoding MbtH family protein, whose translation MTSVFDRDDIVFQVVVNHEEQYSIWPDYKAIPAGWRAAGKSGLKKDCLAYIDEVWTDMRPLSLRQKMAEAVAQ comes from the coding sequence ATGACTTCCGTATTCGACCGCGACGACATCGTGTTCCAGGTAGTGGTCAACCACGAAGAGCAGTATTCGATCTGGCCCGACTACAAGGCGATCCCCGCCGGCTGGCGCGCCGCTGGCAAGAGCGGACTGAAAAAGGACTGCCTGGCCTACATCGATGAAGTCTGGACTGACATGCGTCCGTTGAGCCTGCGCCAGAAGATGGCAGAAGCCGTGGCCCAGTGA